A window from Pedobacter africanus encodes these proteins:
- a CDS encoding RNA polymerase sigma-70 factor codes for MNEILSIKNGNVKSFEQAYHQWSDQIYAFVFRQCRSEEIADEVLQQVFVRLWEKRAGLSEEYPLHVLLFRMSRTIFIDELRKQARARRYLDELRQKKGRDFMEDNFEDKETLQLVSKAIESMPPIRKQVFLMSRAEHLSHQQIAEKLGISSKTVENHIGLALRYLRRFTLLMALLTLY; via the coding sequence ATGAACGAAATCCTTTCCATTAAGAACGGCAATGTAAAGTCCTTTGAACAGGCCTATCACCAGTGGAGCGACCAGATATATGCCTTTGTATTCCGGCAATGTCGGTCTGAGGAAATCGCGGATGAGGTCTTGCAGCAGGTTTTTGTACGCCTTTGGGAAAAAAGGGCTGGCCTTTCTGAAGAATACCCACTTCATGTGCTCCTTTTCAGAATGTCCAGGACCATCTTTATAGACGAATTGAGAAAGCAAGCCCGGGCGCGCCGCTATCTTGACGAGCTGCGGCAAAAGAAGGGCAGGGATTTTATGGAAGATAATTTTGAGGATAAGGAAACCCTGCAATTGGTCAGTAAAGCCATTGAAAGTATGCCCCCGATCCGAAAACAGGTGTTCCTGATGAGCCGTGCAGAGCACCTTTCCCATCAGCAGATCGCTGAAAAGCTGGGCATCTCTTCAAAAACTGTCGAGAACCACATTGGTCTTGCACTAAGGTACCTTCGTCGTTTTACCTTGTTGATGGCATTACTTACCCTTTATTAA